From Thermogemmatispora onikobensis, one genomic window encodes:
- a CDS encoding roadblock/LC7 domain-containing protein, with amino-acid sequence METILQRLTELDEVTGVILVGKDGLIVSGTLHSEDEEMIGALSATAFGSLSTYTKQVNQGEIRHAIIETQQGTIQMAEVGDLILVVTTQQTRSPNLGRVRLEMKKACRQILPLVTSQ; translated from the coding sequence GTGGAGACGATTCTACAGCGGTTGACCGAGCTTGATGAGGTCACAGGCGTCATCCTGGTGGGTAAGGACGGGCTGATCGTCAGTGGAACATTGCATAGCGAGGATGAGGAAATGATCGGCGCCCTGTCCGCTACCGCCTTTGGCTCCCTCAGCACCTATACCAAGCAAGTAAACCAGGGCGAGATTCGCCATGCTATAATTGAAACGCAACAGGGGACGATCCAGATGGCGGAAGTGGGTGACCTGATCCTCGTCGTGACAACTCAGCAGACCCGCTCTCCCAATCTCGGACGTGTGCGCCTGGAGATGAAGAAGGCCTGTCGCCAGATTCTCCCTCTGGTGACGAGCCAGTAG
- the ndk gene encoding nucleoside-diphosphate kinase: MERTLIIIKPEGVQRGLIGQILARFEQRGLKFVGLKMLQMSAALAEEHYAVHKGKPFYAGLVKHITSGPVVVGVVEGRGAIKMVRTMMGATNAAEATPGTIRGDFALEIGYNIIHGSDGPETAAREISLFFKPEELLDYRLASESWLYEEEANQ; this comes from the coding sequence ATGGAACGAACATTGATCATTATTAAGCCCGAGGGGGTCCAGCGCGGCCTCATCGGGCAGATTCTTGCCCGCTTCGAGCAGCGGGGTTTGAAGTTTGTTGGCCTGAAGATGCTGCAGATGTCTGCCGCGCTGGCAGAAGAGCACTACGCCGTCCATAAAGGGAAACCCTTCTATGCCGGCTTGGTGAAGCATATTACCTCTGGCCCCGTGGTGGTTGGCGTGGTCGAGGGCCGCGGCGCGATCAAAATGGTGCGGACGATGATGGGGGCAACGAATGCGGCGGAGGCCACTCCTGGTACGATCCGTGGCGATTTCGCTCTGGAGATTGGCTACAATATCATTCACGGCTCCGATGGGCCCGAGACGGCAGCTCGGGAGATCAGCCTCTTCTTCAAGCCAGAGGAGCTGCTCGATTACCGGCTGGCCAGCGAGTCCTGGCTCTATGAGGAGGAAGCGAACCAGTAA
- a CDS encoding CPBP family intramembrane glutamic endopeptidase: MSLLSHPDRGPQSDRPSQRREEAPVPWSFRETWLAIFIPLVPWLLLSLLLSLGAQLQGNRLPGPKAPLSLQQDLEGALAAALSTLVVEGAFLLVALFFARRALRRQSAPRAAEPAQTGAGDEIRSSSTLAAAKEERVSLGSVLQALGLRRFRPHFLWLVVAFLALLYVVNSLYSALLEGLHLPLQTNDQVILESSRLEPLTTVTLLVLAVIVAPLCEEIFFRGFVFPGLRRGLATGWAVLASALVFGLAHADLGSLPVLIVIGLLLALLRWWSGSVYPGLLLHMLNNGISATVILLYMLGRLH, translated from the coding sequence GTGAGTTTATTGTCACATCCCGACAGGGGCCCGCAGTCAGATCGCCCATCCCAGAGAAGAGAGGAAGCGCCCGTTCCCTGGTCATTTCGTGAGACCTGGCTGGCGATCTTTATTCCTCTAGTGCCCTGGCTGCTGCTCTCGCTGCTGCTCTCGCTCGGCGCCCAGCTCCAGGGAAATCGCCTGCCTGGGCCAAAGGCGCCGCTCTCGCTCCAGCAAGATCTGGAGGGGGCGCTGGCGGCGGCGCTCTCGACGCTGGTCGTGGAAGGAGCTTTCTTGCTCGTGGCGCTCTTCTTTGCTCGCCGCGCTTTGCGCCGCCAGAGTGCGCCTAGGGCTGCTGAGCCAGCACAGACCGGCGCTGGTGACGAGATCAGGTCGTCCTCTACGCTGGCAGCGGCCAAAGAAGAGCGCGTTTCTCTAGGGAGTGTGTTGCAAGCTCTTGGCCTGCGCCGCTTCCGACCGCACTTTCTCTGGCTGGTAGTAGCCTTCCTGGCGCTGCTCTATGTGGTCAACAGCCTCTACTCGGCACTGCTGGAGGGCCTCCACCTGCCGCTACAGACCAATGATCAGGTCATCCTGGAAAGCAGTCGCCTGGAGCCGCTTACAACCGTGACTCTGCTGGTGCTGGCAGTGATCGTAGCTCCACTCTGTGAGGAGATCTTCTTTCGCGGCTTTGTCTTTCCCGGCTTACGTCGCGGCCTGGCTACAGGCTGGGCCGTGCTGGCGAGCGCCCTGGTCTTCGGTCTGGCTCATGCCGACCTCGGCTCGTTGCCGGTGCTGATTGTCATTGGCCTGCTCCTGGCCTTGCTACGCTGGTGGAGCGGCTCCGTTTATCCCGGTTTGCTGCTGCACA